The Pieris napi chromosome 9, ilPieNapi1.2, whole genome shotgun sequence genomic sequence TGAAAAGTGGACCCGCAAGGTGGCTTCTGTTCCGTACCCCGGTTCATAGAAGCAGTGGTCACGTAAAGAATGTCCAGGTTCGGACCTCCGAACGTCGCTGAAGTTGTCTGCAGTGCTGGCGTCGGTACTTTTTGGAGCAACTTGCCGGCTTTTGGGTCTATTTTTAGTACctgtaaatattaaacttgTAAATGGAACCGAGTCTCTGTTGGGTACTTATAAAAGTGGTTAAATAAATGATCTATCACAATTTCTGATATTGTGACCCCAAAGTCacgaaaaaattataacgaaACAGATATGAGGGCCATATAGGTTGTAGCGCactgttttttgttaaatcagcagatttatttttgttacgaTAAATTTTCTTGATATTTACTATGAAGTAACAGGCGGCCTGAAAAGTTCGTGGGCTAACAGGCATTCGATAGCGATACAATGATTATAGCGTTCATGCAATTTTTTcgataccatttttatagtacgaTTCGTTATTAGCCTTGTCCAGCGAGCATTTTCTTGATGTCTGAGAACAGGAAAAGGTCGCTGGGGGTCAAATATTTCCAAAAATTGAAATTACGATTGAACAGCTTCAAACACTAATCAGATCAGAATCATCAATTCGTTGTTGTTTTTGATCGATTGTGATCTCGCGCGGCACCCATTTTGAACAGAGTTTTCGCATGTCCAAATAATCATATAGGATATGTCCAACACGTTCCTTTGATATCTTTAGGATCTCAGCTATCTTAATCAACTTTACTGTTCGGTCATCCAAGATTATTTTGTGGACCTGCCAAGCGTTGGCTTCAATAGTATTTTTGTTCGCCAAAAAgcaatgtatttatattttaatttattaacacaacAAATTCCTTTTTATCCATTTCCTTCACTCAAAATACTATATCGCACCAACTAATAGTACGACacttgtataatttatacgtGTCTTTTGAAGGTTAGGGCTAactaaaaatcatataaatttaatactagTAGCGCCATCTATGTGTCAGTCTACGAACTTTTCAGCGCACCGATTATCACTGctctttttatgaaaataacttTCCAATAGGATTCGGTACCAAGCCCCacaaaaatttacttaataaaaataatatattgctatatttttttttgctccGCGTACGATTCTTTTTCTAAAAATCCTTGTATAAATTTGGTGTCTCAGAAATTGACTTAATTATGATAAATGTGTTACCTGCGTGCCGTCGAAGTTTGCTACCCAGAGGTTTCCATCGGTGTCGATGGTCATCCCATCAACGATACCACCCAGATTATGATCTGCGTACTTGAAGACCAGCCGAGGGTTCGCTGTTATAATGATGAAgaacattgttttaaaacttagttaattttaatattgacgcCTGTCAACTGTCAATATTGCCTTTTTCGCGCGTTTTGATTCATGTATTTGTAACTCGCGTTctccaaataaattatttctaacaGCAGAACAGAGATATAAGATTTATCTCTGCTGCACAACACGGCTCGATGATTCAACGGAGGTTACCAGCTATGTATTATTggaatttgataatattacaGTATGATGATCTACACAACTTGACAAATGACATCTATCGCAAACCCATCAAAGATTCTTTCTCTGTGACAGTCtaagtttcatcaaaatcggttctgTCGTCATTGATATACAACTTACACATAACAGGTAAATAATGCTAACAGATATTTAAGTCCGTTTGTTTTAAACTACATTTGTACTTATTATAAACtaggtaaaaataatacttacatATATCACCTGTCTCAGGGTCCCAGTCGTATCGTCTGATCGCGTACTCAAACGAGTCCGCATAGTAGAACGCCCTATTCTTCTCATCCCAACAGAGACCGTTGGAAATATCCACATTGTCCACCACACGGTTCACCTTTCCATCATGGTCGATGCGGTAAAGGGAACCTTTTTTTAGGTGAAATTTTCCCGGCTCGTATTCGTGGCCCATTGTTCCTGTTTAAGATTTCATTAGGgtctgttatttatttgtatcgtatagtatatagatatattatataaaaatacgtatTATACAGGTGTGGCGTGAATATTAGAGTAGCTGCGGGCAGAAGACGATATAATGGTTCAAAAAGTCTTTCAGTTTTCGAGAAATTTGACatgtttataaattcaaaaaaattactctgCCACATTTTCGGTGTCAATACTTCTTGTAATGCCTAAGCTATATATTCTATACTAGACTACCCtcaaatgcatttttttaaacgtattTTTCTGAAGGGCTATAGCGTCATCTACCCGCAGGTatcatattatacatttattacgaaatacctttaatatatatacgtatttcAGTAGAACGATGATATTACGACTTCCTTGGCAACTTAagctatacatatatacttgAAAAGTACAATTATAAACATCTACTTTGTGCCATTGTAACCATGGCAACGAATTCGGTTTTGTAGTCCGTGttggtaattttttacaaGGCGAACCCCTATtaccatttttaaattcaaatcgCAGACTAATACAATAGTGTGAAATGAACATTTGTCGAAACATTAAATCCAGCTGAGTTTTGGCatgtttttctaattttagGACGCGTAAACAATGTTTTACCTAACTTAGCCAAGACATTTAGACAAGTAAAtgataaatcaattttaactTAAGTGCAAAAGAAGTAAAAAGATATGCCGGCAATAAGTTGGAGTTATTGGAAATAATGCAACACGCAGAACTAGACTAACTAGGgcttcaattaaatttaagaagAAACTACAAGTACAAGTCGAATTGTAAACTTTTTCTTACCCACAAAGAGTCTTCCTCGGGGATCAGCTTTGGCGTCATTAATCCTATTATCAGGCGAATGTTGATCAATCTCTGCGACTTTCTTAAGTACTCGGGCAGTACCATCTTCACCATCCCACTGTATCACCACCACGTCCCGTTTCAGCCCCACCACAAATTCATCACGTGTACCTTCCACGGGGATTATGAAACCGGGCATGTCAGCTGTAACAGTAGAAAATTCTTTAACatatcatatttaattttgtttgcagTAACTATGCCTGTAATAAATCTCGCTGGATAttcttttaaactaaaaaagttTAGTCTTTCTAACCAATAGGTTGTTGTAGAcagattattttagtttatattcccgctttttttcatttttttgttaaacattGTATACATTGTACCAGGTCTTTTCCAGggtaaaacaattgaatttaaaGTCCAAATAAAGGCGAAATAGAAAGAATAAACACGATCGTATTACGtgaatacacacacacacacagtaCTGTCAGATATACACTTACATAGTTTGGAGCTGGTGCATTTGCCAGTGCTGGGATCATACTTATATATGGAACGGTCGAAGATGCTGACAAAGTACAGAGCCTTGTGGTCGTGAGACCAGTGTGGACCCTCTCCCAGCCAAACGGGCGCCGTCACTGCACTTACTTTCACTGACATCTAAAATAAAccatataaaacattatttttggaTACTTATAACTCGTACCATCGGAGACTAATTAatcgatataaataaaaactagaaacatataagcaatatttaaaatatagtcaaaatctgttataaatACATCAAAGGGACTACTTAATGTATTTATCTGTGTTAGAAAACCCTTaactttaaacaaattaaaacaaggttaaattttcaataaaataaacgtatATTATGTAAAGCACAATTCGCGAGCAGAACAATaagacataatttttaaattagtccTTGCTGTAGCAAGGACAGCGATTACAAATACCATAAGatcattattttatcacaACAATGTTACATTTGctttttaacaaaacattaatattgCCCTTAATAAATCGAGGGCAAATAAATCGTTTCCTCACCCTATTTCAACCTAAATAAACTAGAAAGTTACAAAAATACGTTCGCTGGCCAAAGAACGAGCCTCCACAACTAACGTATGGtgtatatgtatgttatttataaacaaccTGACGTCATCACATACTGTCGTATGATGGACATGACGCGTCACTTTTAGTACGCGGAAACTATAAGTGACGAGAGGTAATGCCCACATTATAATGAAGTCTAaatgtttcttataaaattacgAGAAGTGCTTGATGTCACGTAGAGCATTTCTCGGGAAATTGAACGGGAAACTGAGGTATCTTTTCAGTAATAAGGAAAGAAACCTTCAGATGCAGGGGTGCATGAAGacgaataaaaaaacattgaaaacttatcttttacaattataacaaTACGCTTTTAAAGGCACCGTAAAAAGCCACGCCCATAAACCAATTAGGAAGACGTCCTTGACTGTTGGAGGTTATTGACCGAACACATCTAATTttgaatagtattttttttatttaacgcatgatttaaataataaactggccaatttaaaattagtattcTAAAATCGGATTAATGTTTCTCATTTAACAACAATCCACGGCAGATCTTTGGAGGTGtgtcatattatattatcgaCTACGTACATCTGATACCTTCTTCCTCTTTCCTCTTCttttaaaaaaccttttttcaTCGTTAAATTTCCACGTCGAAAAAAGATACCATCATCTAAACGAGATATCATCTAAAAAAGTTGGAATTTCTGATAATGATATCTAAAGCTCTATCAATCACATCTTTAATACCACTTATCGATGTAAAATTAAAGTGGTTGTTTTATCATATATTCTAACCTAACTATCTACAGTAATTTTTtggtatattaaattgttaaagataaaaaccGCCGAATATACTTAGTACTTAATATTACAGTTCGAGTTTCTAAGGAGTATATCACAAACGccataaacataataatctGATAACTAAATAGTAGTAAATGACTTACGATATCCACTACGTTCTATTTATTACATGAAAGTAATTTTCTTCGACTGATAAAAAACTGTAATTGTTGATAATATTCCGAATCTATTTAGAagtagaataataatttaattcttagtttatttttacgttgcgtcaaaaagttaattaaaggTACATAACATGATTATCACGAATATTTGCTTTGTACGttcttcaatttctttttattaaaatgattttagataattttatctataaaaaagttataaaatatacaaaatacgaCGTTACTTGGTAGTTATGCAGTTCAAACTTGAACTTGTACAAACTTTCACCAAATATACATAGAGCTGATGAACGGGTTACGCACAAAATAACTCTAGTTAGTACAAAACAATCGCTTTCGAACTTTTCAAAGTAGATTTTATCGCAATACGTCATCAGTTTTTACACTAAAAAAGTCTGAAGAAAAGTATTGTCACAACAACCGAGGCTTTTTAGAGATATTTCTAATATCGTGATAAAAATACTCACGTTAACAGGGAGGTATAAGATAACGTGTCGTCGTAAGCTTGGACCGCGTCTGAGTGGTGTTGTGTAATGATTATGTTATATACTGCCACCTGCCAGCTATCTAATCTATGAGATAGATACTGTTAGGGCtgacagatacagaaatcggaGTATTGGGCTGTTCAGACATCATAAAAGAAGATGAATTTTAATCAACCATAAAGTAAATCAATCACACATCGTACATGGTTTAGATGGTGCTAATACAGGATAGTTAACACAAGAATAGAATCCtcaaatatgttaaatatttgaaagctcggttcgtgtattctttaACTTGCCAATgtgtgttaattttttagcAAAATGAGTTCAgggaaaagttaaaaataatttattacacattatttaattatgcatTTGTAtacatcattattttttaaaactattaaagtCTCTAAAATAGCGATTGAAATCACAAGATTTTTCCCCCAAGGACACGCCCAATCATGACAGCATAAAGAAACTTCAGCTttgtatattacaaataatatttacaataaattattcgtttttttattacatgtttcagatattaaatttttaggtaCTTAGAAAAACAgagtttttttgtatttttattaagaaaataccGTGTTAAGATTGTGGTTCTTTTATCAATATTGACTTCATAATCTATTTATTGACGTGCATCAATGTAAGATGCATGCGCAGGTAATATTAACGATAAATCCCATTGCAAATCCGCCGAGGGGATTACAAGACGATTGTTCTAGAGATTTCAATATTTACTGTGTCAACGAATAACGGAGGTCGgctttaatttactttaaatgaGCTGAGCTGCGATTAAAGATACATTACCAGTAATTTTCCAAAATTTACAGCAAAAAGATAACATTACATAACTCTGAATGTGAGcataatttaatgtatatgtgAACAAAACTTATgcggaaattaaaaaaaaataatacttgtgCAGAAAACTCATATGCTgaatatgtcaaaaaatatttaaggaaagacgactcattggtttaatggttagtacccctgactgcgaatccatgggtcccgggttcgatccccggctgagacgaacatcgtgttgtgcttaggtcttgggtgtttaaatatgtatttatatgtctatctatctataatatgtacatacccataatacataa encodes the following:
- the LOC125052253 gene encoding regucalcin-like, which codes for MSVKVSAVTAPVWLGEGPHWSHDHKALYFVSIFDRSIYKYDPSTGKCTSSKLSDMPGFIIPVEGTRDEFVVGLKRDVVVIQWDGEDGTARVLKKVAEIDQHSPDNRINDAKADPRGRLFVGTMGHEYEPGKFHLKKGSLYRIDHDGKVNRVVDNVDISNGLCWDEKNRAFYYADSFEYAIRRYDWDPETGDISNPRLVFKYADHNLGGIVDGMTIDTDGNLWVANFDGTQVLKIDPKAGKLLQKVPTPALQTTSATFGGPNLDILYVTTASMNRGTEQKPPCGSTFQVTGLGVRGHPNVSVKLV